The Spirosoma foliorum genome has a window encoding:
- a CDS encoding DUF2306 domain-containing protein produces the protein MIPLSTQPVTKKRVLLRLSTLCITFLALLIALYAVTYLLGFPFQLNSIVNARPLDFLAVKGTLAHQLLWKTAFTIHLVGGSLGLVLGAFLFFSGLYQATTHRFLGTIYTMAILCSSVAGLYLSYYASVSPMGIFGFFLTDIGWFGCTWLGVRAVSQNELLSHKRWFLRSYAFTLIVVSFRILFQLFFNGFHWNFDIAYVTSIWLSLGLNSSIGELIIWKTYRYEDSAPTNFSRSR, from the coding sequence ATGATTCCATTAAGTACTCAACCCGTAACTAAAAAGCGCGTTTTACTTCGACTTAGTACCCTCTGTATCACCTTTCTGGCCCTGCTCATCGCCCTTTATGCCGTAACTTATTTATTAGGATTTCCTTTCCAACTAAATTCTATAGTAAACGCGCGTCCTCTTGATTTTTTAGCGGTAAAAGGGACACTAGCCCACCAGCTACTTTGGAAAACAGCCTTCACTATTCATCTCGTGGGTGGCTCGCTGGGACTTGTTCTGGGTGCTTTTTTATTTTTCTCCGGCCTCTACCAAGCCACTACCCACCGATTCTTAGGGACTATCTACACTATGGCTATTTTATGCAGTAGCGTGGCGGGTTTATACCTGAGTTATTATGCCTCAGTTAGTCCAATGGGCATCTTTGGCTTTTTCCTAACCGACATTGGCTGGTTTGGTTGTACCTGGCTAGGCGTACGGGCAGTTAGCCAAAACGAGCTTCTTAGCCATAAACGATGGTTTCTGCGTAGTTACGCGTTCACGCTTATTGTCGTCTCGTTCCGCATTCTATTCCAACTGTTTTTTAATGGGTTCCACTGGAATTTCGACATAGCCTATGTAACGAGTATCTGGCTCAGTTTAGGGCTGAATAGTAGCATAGGTGAGCTGATCATTTGGAAAACGTACCGCTACGAAGATTCGGCCCCGACAAACTTCAGCAGGTCGCGGTAG
- a CDS encoding alpha/beta hydrolase, producing MNFTNLYFLRLLWQIPIALLILSIFLFSISGYAISFNSRRTKDVAYVSPTSPDFSPERHLLDIYTPRSTSAKGRPVVVFMHGGAWNSGSKNLYFIIGRRLAKQGVVAVVINYRLAPSVEVPAMADDCARAVIWTAQHIADYGGDPNRIFVMGHSAGGGLAALVANDDQLFTKFGMTKNPIKGAILDDPGGLDMFDYLTKMQYPGDESYLGAFGKKPDVWRTVSALYYLRADSPPVLMYAGENTYPGIASSTRKYDKRLQELGIKHEFTVLPGKKHIPMVTQLFWKNNVIYRDLLKFVGAESS from the coding sequence ATGAATTTTACCAACCTGTATTTTCTTCGATTGCTGTGGCAAATTCCGATTGCTTTACTCATCCTATCAATATTCCTGTTTTCGATAAGCGGCTACGCGATTTCGTTCAATAGTCGCCGAACGAAAGATGTGGCTTACGTCTCACCAACATCACCCGATTTTAGTCCAGAGCGCCACTTGCTGGATATATATACACCACGTTCTACATCAGCCAAAGGCCGACCCGTTGTGGTGTTTATGCATGGCGGTGCCTGGAATAGTGGCAGCAAAAATTTGTATTTCATTATTGGTCGGCGGCTGGCTAAGCAGGGTGTGGTAGCCGTTGTGATCAATTACCGGCTCGCGCCTTCGGTCGAAGTGCCCGCTATGGCCGACGACTGCGCTCGCGCCGTGATCTGGACAGCCCAGCACATTGCCGACTACGGTGGCGATCCAAACCGAATTTTCGTGATGGGCCATTCGGCGGGTGGTGGATTGGCCGCACTGGTCGCCAATGATGACCAACTGTTTACCAAATTCGGGATGACCAAAAATCCAATAAAAGGGGCCATTCTCGACGACCCTGGTGGACTGGACATGTTCGATTACTTAACCAAAATGCAGTACCCTGGCGATGAATCGTATTTGGGGGCATTTGGGAAGAAACCCGATGTTTGGCGTACTGTATCGGCCTTATATTACCTCCGGGCCGATAGCCCACCGGTATTGATGTATGCGGGCGAAAATACCTATCCAGGCATTGCCAGCAGTACACGCAAGTATGATAAGCGACTTCAGGAATTGGGTATAAAGCATGAGTTTACCGTGTTGCCGGGCAAGAAACATATCCCGATGGTTACGCAATTGTTCTGGAAGAACAACGTCATCTACCGCGACCTGCTGAAGTTTGTCGGGGCCGAATCTTCGTAG
- a CDS encoding M14 family zinc carboxypeptidase, producing MQLFTNKRLCRASLFAITGVVLGSLSLRAQSIDATYNEKIKEYTTDKRFLPATVLDLPDDPKVPSPRKHFGQIIGTPGIIHRTPEIYGYYQKLAETSPNITMQEVSKTEEGRPIQLVVIGSEDAMKRLDHYKKQLALLADPRKMGNQDIEKVLGDTKLVYYLNGGLHSPEMGSPEMLMELAYRLITSQSADIKTIRENIIVIINPVSEPDGWDKQVDWYNRYTKVRKDYEDGFPKSPPYWGKYTYHDNNRDGLQISQSLTKALYKIFYEWHPTASLDLHESVPLLYISTGTGPYNETIDPITIGEWQIMAHHDITALAAQGIPGVFTWAFYDGWYPGYALWISNNHNAVGRFYETFGNAGANTYLRDLANQKYAGDEVTSKEWYRPDPATEKVYWSYRNGINYMQAGVLASLSYGATNSRMMLKNFYQKGLNNIRKGAEEKPKAFVISKDQRDPAMAAYLVNQLRAQAIEVHKAESGKNQGDYVVLLNQPYRNLAVSLLTKQNYPKEAKFPPYDDIAWTLGYLYGVDVKAEDSVKYATGDLKMISDDVHYAGAINGDGTNYVLNYKGQNNLLPALLWMKSQGGKTAKAVVLDTKTTIAGIKDTLAAGAVVFKGLTPDQSKKLATQFGLDLQAAKGEPTGLGAPLRQHDVSLPRVAIYHSWYNTQDEGWARFTFEQRGIPYTSINKDHLKTGELRKKFDVILIPRMRGSATNFIHEIDKRFGPLPYTKTPEFPSHGFPDATNDITGGPGFEGVENLKQFVEAGGVLVTLDNSSQIIAETGITRDLDAVSAPTLFHPGSIVTVKNRRPDSPVMYGFPETFPIFRGIAPLLQTKRHNRDMMLMQYGTKPLKDEEEYKGLIMGMPDKKPAKESPKAATPKKEEPYVLSGMVRNEQTIIGHGGIFNVPVGSGRVIAFTFDPLHRYLNHHDAPLLWNVLINWNHLDTPTPATTAEVKANPAGKVSGN from the coding sequence ATGCAACTCTTTACGAACAAACGACTTTGTCGGGCCAGCCTATTCGCAATAACTGGTGTTGTGCTCGGTAGCCTATCACTTCGAGCACAGTCAATCGACGCAACTTATAACGAGAAAATAAAGGAGTACACGACCGATAAGCGTTTCCTGCCCGCTACGGTTCTGGACTTGCCCGACGATCCGAAAGTGCCGTCGCCCCGCAAACATTTCGGCCAGATTATCGGGACGCCGGGGATTATTCACCGGACGCCTGAGATTTACGGCTACTACCAGAAATTGGCAGAAACCTCGCCTAATATCACCATGCAGGAGGTGAGCAAGACGGAAGAAGGTCGCCCGATTCAGTTGGTGGTTATTGGTAGTGAGGATGCCATGAAACGGCTGGATCATTACAAAAAGCAACTCGCGCTACTGGCCGATCCCCGTAAGATGGGCAATCAGGACATCGAGAAAGTGCTGGGCGATACCAAACTGGTGTATTACTTGAACGGCGGGTTGCATTCGCCGGAAATGGGTTCGCCCGAAATGCTGATGGAGCTGGCTTACCGGTTGATTACTAGTCAGTCGGCCGATATTAAAACCATTCGGGAGAACATCATTGTGATTATCAATCCTGTCTCGGAACCCGATGGCTGGGATAAGCAGGTTGACTGGTATAATCGCTACACCAAAGTTCGGAAGGACTATGAGGACGGTTTCCCGAAATCGCCACCGTATTGGGGCAAATACACCTACCACGATAACAATCGCGATGGCCTCCAGATTTCGCAGTCGCTGACCAAAGCACTCTACAAAATCTTTTACGAGTGGCACCCAACGGCAAGTCTGGACTTACACGAGTCGGTGCCGCTGCTCTACATCTCGACTGGTACCGGCCCTTACAACGAAACCATCGACCCGATCACCATTGGCGAGTGGCAGATCATGGCCCACCATGACATTACGGCGCTGGCGGCACAGGGCATTCCGGGCGTGTTTACCTGGGCATTTTACGATGGCTGGTATCCCGGTTATGCGCTCTGGATTTCGAACAATCACAATGCCGTTGGCCGGTTTTACGAAACCTTTGGCAATGCGGGAGCGAATACCTACTTGCGCGATCTGGCCAATCAGAAATACGCGGGCGATGAAGTGACCTCGAAAGAATGGTACCGGCCCGATCCGGCTACCGAAAAAGTCTATTGGTCATACCGGAATGGCATTAACTATATGCAGGCGGGCGTGTTGGCGTCTCTGTCATACGGCGCTACGAATAGCCGCATGATGCTGAAGAATTTTTACCAGAAAGGGCTGAACAACATCCGCAAAGGCGCTGAAGAAAAACCTAAGGCATTCGTCATTTCGAAAGATCAACGCGATCCCGCTATGGCAGCTTATCTCGTCAATCAGTTACGGGCGCAGGCCATTGAAGTGCATAAGGCCGAATCGGGAAAAAATCAGGGCGATTATGTGGTGCTGCTGAATCAACCCTATCGCAATCTGGCGGTGTCGCTGCTTACCAAACAGAACTACCCAAAGGAAGCGAAATTTCCGCCTTACGACGACATTGCCTGGACGCTGGGCTACCTGTATGGCGTAGATGTGAAAGCTGAAGACAGCGTTAAATACGCGACTGGTGATCTGAAAATGATCAGCGACGATGTGCATTATGCAGGTGCAATCAATGGCGACGGAACGAACTATGTTCTGAATTACAAAGGCCAGAATAACTTGCTACCTGCCCTTCTCTGGATGAAATCGCAGGGGGGCAAAACGGCTAAAGCGGTGGTGTTGGATACGAAGACAACCATCGCCGGAATTAAAGATACATTGGCGGCTGGGGCAGTGGTCTTCAAAGGCTTAACTCCCGACCAATCCAAAAAACTAGCCACTCAATTCGGGCTTGATCTACAGGCTGCTAAAGGAGAACCAACCGGGCTCGGTGCACCCTTGCGTCAGCACGATGTGAGTTTGCCCCGCGTAGCCATTTACCATAGCTGGTACAATACGCAGGACGAAGGCTGGGCGCGTTTTACGTTCGAGCAGCGCGGTATTCCGTACACATCGATCAACAAGGACCACCTGAAAACGGGCGAGCTTCGGAAGAAATTCGATGTCATTCTGATTCCCCGAATGCGTGGTTCGGCAACGAATTTTATTCACGAAATCGACAAGCGGTTTGGCCCGCTGCCGTATACCAAAACGCCAGAATTTCCGTCACATGGTTTCCCCGATGCTACCAATGATATTACGGGAGGTCCTGGTTTCGAAGGCGTTGAGAATCTGAAGCAGTTTGTGGAAGCAGGCGGAGTGTTGGTTACACTCGATAACTCGTCGCAGATCATTGCCGAAACCGGTATTACCCGCGACCTAGACGCTGTTAGCGCGCCAACGCTGTTCCACCCCGGTTCGATTGTGACCGTAAAAAATCGGCGTCCTGATAGTCCGGTTATGTATGGTTTCCCTGAAACCTTCCCGATTTTCCGAGGTATCGCCCCGCTCTTGCAAACGAAGCGCCATAACCGCGATATGATGCTGATGCAATACGGCACCAAACCGCTTAAGGACGAGGAAGAATACAAAGGCTTGATTATGGGTATGCCGGATAAAAAGCCCGCGAAAGAATCGCCCAAAGCAGCTACGCCAAAGAAAGAAGAGCCCTATGTACTATCAGGCATGGTGCGTAACGAGCAGACGATTATCGGACACGGCGGTATTTTCAACGTGCCAGTTGGTTCAGGGCGTGTCATTGCCTTTACGTTTGACCCCTTGCACCGGTATCTGAATCATCACGATGCGCCCCTGCTCTGGAACGTGCTGATCAACTGGAATCATCTTGATACCCCCACTCCGGCAACCACCGCCGAAGTGAAAGCGAATCCAGCGGGTAAGGTGAGTGGCAACTAA
- a CDS encoding prolyl oligopeptidase family serine peptidase produces the protein MKTLTFLCLTLGILLTQSSRLQAQTFSLEAIKSYPFPNELTSSATGSRIAWAFAEQGKRNVYVAEGPDFAPRKLTNYTNDDGQEITSLSVSDDGKWVVYVRGGDHGSNWDDELPVNTTSSPVSPKVQIWSVPFAGGEPKAIAEGDAPVISPKSDRIAFIKGGQVWISPTDGSSVAKALFNARGTNSSIQWSPDGSQLAFVCDRKDHSFVGVFTDETTPITWIAPSFSKDDAPSWSPDGKRIVFVRTPGSGGAPDSILVRRHRPWSIWTADVASGTATQIWQAPKTLAGSVPTTHGGFNLHWAAGDRIVYLSYEDGWPHLYSIAASGGTPLLLTNAPFMAEHITLSHDRKWLLFSGNTGPDKLDIDRRHVVRVPVDKAAMEVVTPGAGLEWMPVVTGDGATIAMISATAQRPPLPTVMAFTKGTPKVLAQNLIPTNFPQNQLVTPKQVVFKAPDGMTVHGQLFEPAGGASGKKPALIYVHGGPPRQMLLGWNYSDYYANSYALNQYLASQGFVVLSVNYRLGIGYGYNFHQPADGGALGASEYQDVKAAAIWLSEQAQVDPAKIGIYGGSYGGYLTALALARDSKLFAAGVDIHGVHDWSQQRGAGEASTGRFEKIPDLEVANKIVYQSSPISSISSWTSPVLIIHGDDDRNVRFNQSTDLVRRLEKRGVPMETLVIVDDTHHWMKHTNALKMGNATAEYFKRKLMKPKQ, from the coding sequence ATGAAAACGCTTACCTTCCTCTGCCTGACGCTAGGCATTTTACTGACCCAATCATCTCGGTTACAGGCGCAGACCTTCTCGCTGGAAGCCATTAAAAGTTACCCGTTCCCAAACGAACTGACCAGTTCCGCAACAGGATCGCGCATTGCCTGGGCATTCGCTGAACAAGGCAAACGTAATGTATACGTAGCCGAAGGGCCAGACTTTGCTCCCCGAAAACTCACGAATTATACAAACGATGACGGGCAGGAAATCACCAGCCTGTCGGTATCCGATGATGGTAAGTGGGTTGTGTACGTGCGTGGTGGCGATCATGGTTCTAACTGGGACGACGAACTGCCAGTCAACACGACCTCATCGCCTGTTTCTCCTAAAGTACAAATCTGGAGTGTTCCGTTTGCGGGTGGTGAACCGAAGGCTATTGCTGAAGGCGATGCGCCCGTTATTTCGCCGAAAAGTGATCGAATTGCCTTTATCAAAGGTGGTCAGGTTTGGATTTCACCAACCGATGGGTCGTCGGTAGCCAAAGCATTGTTTAATGCACGCGGCACAAACAGCTCTATTCAATGGTCGCCGGACGGATCGCAGCTGGCCTTTGTCTGCGACCGGAAAGACCATTCGTTTGTTGGGGTTTTTACTGATGAAACAACGCCGATTACCTGGATAGCTCCTTCGTTCTCGAAAGATGACGCGCCAAGCTGGTCGCCAGATGGGAAGCGCATAGTGTTCGTTCGTACCCCCGGAAGCGGTGGCGCACCTGATTCTATTTTGGTGCGCAGACATCGCCCCTGGTCGATCTGGACGGCGGATGTAGCTTCGGGAACGGCCACTCAAATCTGGCAGGCGCCTAAAACGCTGGCGGGTTCCGTTCCGACTACGCACGGCGGTTTTAACCTACATTGGGCCGCTGGCGACCGAATTGTGTATCTATCCTACGAAGATGGCTGGCCGCATCTGTATTCCATCGCAGCATCGGGTGGCACACCATTGTTGCTGACGAATGCTCCATTCATGGCCGAACACATCACATTAAGTCATGATCGCAAGTGGCTGTTGTTCAGTGGCAATACGGGTCCCGATAAGTTAGACATTGACCGTCGGCACGTTGTGCGGGTTCCTGTCGATAAAGCCGCGATGGAAGTTGTCACGCCCGGCGCTGGTCTCGAATGGATGCCGGTTGTAACAGGCGATGGTGCTACGATTGCCATGATCAGTGCTACGGCTCAACGCCCACCACTACCCACCGTTATGGCCTTTACGAAAGGTACACCGAAGGTGCTGGCTCAGAATCTGATACCTACTAATTTTCCGCAGAACCAATTGGTTACGCCCAAGCAAGTTGTCTTCAAAGCTCCTGATGGCATGACGGTACATGGTCAGCTTTTTGAACCTGCTGGTGGCGCATCTGGGAAGAAACCAGCGTTGATTTATGTACACGGCGGTCCTCCACGACAAATGTTGTTGGGCTGGAATTACTCGGATTATTACGCCAATTCATATGCGCTCAACCAATATCTGGCCAGTCAGGGGTTTGTGGTTTTGTCGGTTAACTATCGGTTGGGTATTGGCTATGGCTACAATTTCCACCAGCCTGCCGATGGTGGGGCATTGGGCGCTTCGGAATACCAGGATGTTAAAGCCGCTGCCATTTGGTTATCCGAACAAGCGCAGGTCGATCCGGCTAAAATTGGTATTTACGGCGGATCGTATGGGGGCTACCTGACGGCACTGGCCCTCGCCCGAGATTCTAAGCTGTTTGCCGCTGGTGTGGATATTCATGGCGTACACGACTGGAGTCAGCAACGGGGAGCAGGCGAGGCATCGACTGGGCGATTTGAGAAAATCCCTGATCTGGAAGTGGCTAATAAAATTGTGTATCAATCCTCGCCAATTTCATCGATCAGTAGCTGGACGTCACCCGTTCTGATCATCCACGGCGATGACGACCGCAACGTTCGGTTCAACCAAAGCACCGATCTCGTTCGTCGCCTTGAAAAACGGGGAGTTCCGATGGAAACGCTCGTCATCGTCGACGATACGCACCACTGGATGAAGCACACCAACGCCCTCAAAATGGGGAACGCCACCGCCGAATATTTTAAGCGGAAGCTGATGAAGCCTAAGCAGTAA
- a CDS encoding 2Fe-2S iron-sulfur cluster-binding protein has translation MIQFTIEDRNGERQPIEIPEGINLSLMEVLKASEYNILATCGGMALCATCHVQVLNGLETLPEPQDTELDMLDTLPDADSDSRLACQIRVDDTLEGAIFRIKSEEPV, from the coding sequence ATGATCCAATTCACCATAGAAGACCGCAACGGAGAGCGGCAACCGATCGAAATTCCTGAAGGCATCAACCTAAGTTTGATGGAAGTCCTGAAAGCATCGGAATATAACATTTTGGCAACCTGTGGCGGAATGGCGCTCTGCGCAACCTGTCATGTTCAGGTATTGAACGGACTGGAAACCTTGCCCGAGCCACAGGATACGGAGCTGGATATGCTCGACACTTTACCCGATGCTGACTCCGATAGTCGGCTGGCTTGCCAGATACGCGTCGATGATACGTTGGAAGGGGCAATTTTCAGGATAAAGAGCGAAGAGCCTGTATAA
- a CDS encoding NAD(P)/FAD-dependent oxidoreductase, translating into MITTDICIIGAGPVGLFAVFEAGLLKMRCHLIDALPQVGGQLSEIYPQKPIYDIPGYPSINAQDLVDNLMEQIASFNPGFTLGERVEGLDRQTDGSYIVTTNEGTTVHCQVVVIAGGLGCFEPRKPEIVNLERFEGKGVAYMVKNPEQLRDRRVVLAGGGDSALDWTVFLADVANEVTLVHRSDTFRGAPDSAEKVFNLARQGRINLVLQSTITSINGNGHLQEVSITAKDKTVMTLAADHLIPLFGLTPKLGPIADWGLTIDKSAIHVDTTDYSTNVERIYAIGDINTYPGKLKLILCGFHEAALMCQSAFRYVHPDQKLSFKYTTVNGVPTF; encoded by the coding sequence ATGATAACGACAGATATTTGCATTATAGGCGCAGGTCCGGTGGGTCTGTTTGCCGTTTTTGAAGCGGGTTTACTGAAAATGCGGTGTCACCTGATTGACGCCCTGCCCCAAGTAGGCGGTCAGCTTTCGGAGATTTATCCGCAGAAGCCGATTTACGACATTCCCGGTTATCCGTCCATCAACGCGCAGGATTTGGTCGATAACCTAATGGAACAGATTGCCTCGTTCAATCCCGGCTTCACCCTGGGCGAACGGGTGGAAGGATTAGATCGACAAACGGATGGATCATACATTGTTACCACCAACGAGGGTACAACTGTCCATTGTCAGGTAGTTGTTATTGCGGGTGGACTAGGTTGTTTTGAGCCCCGTAAGCCGGAAATTGTCAATCTGGAACGCTTTGAAGGTAAGGGCGTTGCGTACATGGTAAAGAATCCCGAACAACTGCGCGACCGCCGGGTGGTATTGGCGGGTGGGGGCGATTCTGCCCTCGATTGGACCGTTTTCTTAGCCGATGTGGCTAACGAAGTAACGTTGGTTCATCGGAGCGATACCTTCCGGGGGGCACCTGATTCCGCCGAAAAAGTATTCAATCTGGCTCGTCAGGGTCGAATAAATCTGGTACTCCAATCGACTATTACGAGCATCAATGGTAACGGTCATTTACAGGAGGTTAGCATAACCGCGAAAGACAAAACCGTAATGACGCTTGCTGCTGATCATCTAATTCCCCTCTTTGGCCTGACCCCCAAACTCGGCCCCATCGCCGATTGGGGACTTACCATCGACAAGTCAGCCATTCATGTTGACACAACCGATTATTCCACCAACGTCGAGCGCATTTATGCTATTGGTGATATCAATACGTATCCCGGCAAGTTGAAGTTGATCTTGTGCGGTTTCCACGAAGCTGCGCTCATGTGTCAAAGTGCTTTCCGCTACGTTCACCCCGACCAGAAATTGAGCTTCAAATACACGACTGTTAACGGCGTACCTACGTTTTGA
- a CDS encoding TolB family protein — protein MLSLTNFIDKILRRSSALHWLILPISFINTCVTFGQNPPDTDIFLVELTGTKEARQVSKPINITQRKGYDNQPSFTPNGQQILFTAMHEDGQTDIYRYDLPAKTTTQLTKTPEGEYSPTVMPDQAYFSVIQMEMDKTQRLWKFPISGNGEPTLILTNVKPVGYHCWLTPDLLALFILGKPNSLQLARVSTGDTTRIEGSIGRSLHKIPGKNALSFVHKRIETEWEIKQLDLKTNQMTTIAPTLPGSEDFVWTPDGALLMGKGPILYQLNPKNGQTWTPLADLSSIGVKQLTRLAIDPKGKKLALVGQ, from the coding sequence ATGCTATCTCTCACAAACTTCATCGACAAAATTCTACGTCGATCATCAGCCCTCCATTGGCTAATTCTGCCAATTTCATTCATCAATACCTGCGTAACCTTTGGGCAAAATCCGCCCGACACCGATATTTTTCTGGTTGAGTTGACGGGTACAAAAGAGGCTAGACAGGTCAGTAAACCGATCAATATTACCCAGCGCAAGGGGTACGATAATCAGCCATCGTTCACACCGAATGGACAACAAATTCTGTTCACAGCGATGCATGAAGATGGCCAAACCGACATCTATCGTTACGATCTTCCAGCAAAGACAACTACACAGCTCACCAAAACGCCCGAAGGTGAATACTCTCCCACCGTCATGCCCGATCAGGCTTACTTCTCTGTCATTCAGATGGAGATGGATAAAACGCAACGCCTGTGGAAATTCCCGATATCAGGGAACGGCGAACCAACGCTGATTTTGACAAACGTTAAACCTGTTGGCTACCATTGCTGGCTTACTCCCGATTTGCTGGCGCTGTTCATTCTGGGCAAACCCAATTCGCTGCAACTGGCTCGTGTTAGTACCGGCGATACAACTCGAATTGAAGGCAGCATTGGGCGATCGCTCCATAAGATTCCGGGTAAAAACGCGTTGAGTTTTGTTCATAAACGCATCGAAACCGAGTGGGAGATCAAGCAGCTCGACCTGAAAACAAACCAGATGACAACTATTGCCCCAACCCTACCCGGTAGTGAAGATTTTGTCTGGACGCCCGACGGGGCGTTGTTGATGGGCAAAGGACCAATCTTATATCAACTCAATCCGAAAAACGGCCAAACCTGGACACCACTCGCCGACTTGAGTTCGATTGGTGTTAAGCAATTAACCCGGCTGGCTATTGATCCGAAAGGCAAGAAGCTAGCGTTAGTGGGGCAGTGA
- a CDS encoding methyltransferase family protein: protein MDQLTNKAVKGVVGLTVSLGLLIFLPAWTIHYWQGWAYLIAFCLPTLLITLYLAKYDQELLARRVDAGPSAETEKSQQYIQAITGLLALALVIVSVIDWYQEWSRVSSLFSIIADGLILVGFYIVFRVFQENSYTIATIKVDTNQSVTTTGPYAIVRHPMYSGAFLIFIATPPALGSYWALLISILLTIGLGFRAVDEERFLVRNLQGYSNYCQTTKYRLIPFVW, encoded by the coding sequence ATGGACCAGCTAACAAATAAGGCAGTCAAAGGCGTTGTTGGATTGACAGTCAGCCTTGGGCTTCTCATTTTTCTACCAGCCTGGACAATTCACTATTGGCAAGGCTGGGCTTATCTAATCGCTTTTTGCCTTCCAACCTTGCTAATTACACTCTATCTGGCCAAGTACGATCAAGAGCTATTGGCTCGCCGTGTAGATGCAGGGCCATCGGCCGAAACAGAGAAAAGTCAGCAGTATATTCAGGCCATTACAGGTCTGTTAGCCTTGGCGCTGGTCATTGTTTCCGTGATTGATTGGTATCAGGAATGGAGTCGGGTTTCAAGCTTGTTTTCTATTATTGCTGACGGGTTAATACTAGTTGGTTTTTACATTGTGTTCCGCGTTTTTCAGGAGAATAGTTACACTATTGCAACGATCAAGGTAGACACCAATCAATCGGTCACAACGACAGGTCCCTACGCCATAGTCAGGCACCCGATGTATAGTGGAGCTTTCTTGATCTTTATCGCCACTCCTCCTGCTTTAGGCTCTTACTGGGCGTTATTGATTAGTATTCTACTGACTATTGGCCTGGGTTTCAGAGCCGTCGATGAAGAGCGTTTTCTGGTTCGAAACTTACAAGGGTACAGCAACTATTGCCAGACAACTAAATACAGATTGATCCCTTTTGTCTGGTAA
- a CDS encoding helix-turn-helix domain-containing protein — protein MKQTESAIDFHHRLVQDNSEPGQFTIYRTEDRRGATSLPHTRRDFYKISLVTRAEGILSYADKSFHIRDNVIAFFNPMIPYAWEPISQDDSGYSCLFTEDFIGNHLRSDSLVKSPLFKVSGNHVLVLEQKSILFLRGIFEQMIAEMQSTYTHKYDLLRSYVQIILHEALKLEPLEKEQQPGSSSARISALFLDLLERQFPITSPQHTIRLKNANEFASQLPVHTNHLNRALKETTGKTTTEHISARILKEAKALLLHSNWDIAEIGYCLGFEHASNFNIFFKKQTGQTPNHFRKEVVSIS, from the coding sequence ATGAAGCAAACGGAAAGCGCCATCGATTTTCACCACCGTCTTGTTCAGGACAATTCGGAGCCGGGGCAGTTTACGATATACAGAACGGAAGATCGTCGGGGAGCGACTTCATTGCCCCATACCCGGCGGGATTTCTATAAAATATCGCTCGTCACCAGGGCCGAAGGTATTCTTTCCTATGCTGATAAGTCATTCCATATTCGGGATAATGTGATTGCTTTTTTCAACCCAATGATCCCGTATGCCTGGGAACCTATCTCGCAGGATGATTCGGGTTATTCATGCCTGTTTACGGAAGACTTTATCGGAAATCACCTGCGTTCGGACAGTCTGGTGAAGTCTCCCCTATTCAAAGTCAGCGGTAACCATGTGCTGGTTCTCGAGCAGAAATCGATATTATTTCTGAGAGGCATTTTCGAACAGATGATCGCTGAAATGCAGTCTACTTACACGCACAAGTATGATTTACTGCGTAGCTACGTACAAATCATACTTCATGAAGCGCTTAAACTAGAGCCTCTCGAAAAGGAACAACAGCCGGGTAGTTCGTCGGCACGAATCAGCGCCTTGTTTTTAGATTTACTGGAAAGGCAATTCCCAATTACGTCGCCACAGCATACCATCCGGCTGAAAAATGCCAACGAATTTGCCAGCCAGCTACCCGTCCATACGAACCACTTGAACCGGGCCCTCAAGGAAACAACCGGAAAAACAACAACGGAACATATCAGTGCCCGAATCCTGAAAGAAGCCAAGGCTCTGCTCCTGCACAGCAATTGGGATATTGCCGAAATTGGCTATTGTCTGGGTTTTGAACACGCATCTAATTTCAACATCTTTTTCAAGAAACAGACTGGCCAAACACCCAATCATTTCCGAAAAGAGGTCGTTTCGATTTCATAA